From Carya illinoinensis cultivar Pawnee chromosome 5, C.illinoinensisPawnee_v1, whole genome shotgun sequence, one genomic window encodes:
- the LOC122309072 gene encoding pathogenesis-related protein 1-like, whose translation MGNISLAIVCVLNYTIIHLSCPQIDSSSQEYVDAHNAARSQVGVGNITWDASVAAYAQNYANQRMGDCSKLVHSGGPYGENLAWSSGDLSGTAAVNLWVGEKTYYNYTTNSCANGRQCGHYTQVVWLESLRLGCGKVRCNDGGTFINCNYDPPGNYVRQRPY comes from the coding sequence ATGGGTAATATTTCATTAGCAATTGTCTGTGTCCTGAATTATACCATTATCCATCTCTCCTGTCCCCAGATTGATTCATCATCACAAGAATACGTCGACGCTCACAACGCAGCTCGATCACAGGTTGGAGTCGGAAATATTACTTGGGATGCTAGCGTAGCGGCATACGCACAGAACTATGCTAATCAACGTATGGGTGATTGCAGCAAACTAGTGCACTCGGGTGGACCTTACGGTGAGAATCTTGCATGGAGCAGCGGTGACCTCTCGGGAACGGCTGCCGTTAACCTTTGGGTAGGAGAGAAGACCTACTACAACTACACCACTAACTCATGTGCTAACGGCCGCCAGTGCGGCCACTATACTCAGGTGGTTTGGCTCGAATCTTTGCGCTTGGGCTGTGGTAAAGTCAGATGCAACGACGGCGGCACATTCATCAATTGCAATTATGATCCCCCCGGCAACTATGTCAGGCAGCGGCCGTACTAG
- the LOC122309141 gene encoding pathogenesis-related protein 1-like translates to MQGLMIMRNISPAIIFVFVLTFAFVHESSAQDSPQDYVNAHNAARSQVGVGPITWDATVEAYAKNYANQRKGDCNLVHSGGRYGENLAGSSGDLSGTAAVNLWVAEKADYDYNSNSCATGRQCGHYTQVVWRNSVRLGCAKVRCNNGGTFITCNYDPPGNYVGQRPY, encoded by the coding sequence ATGCAGGGACTCATGATCATGAGAAACATTTCCCCAgcaataatatttgtttttgtcCTGACCTTTGCCTTCGTCCATGAATCCAGCGCCCAGGATTCACCACAAGACTACGTCAACGCTCACAACGCGGCTCGATCACAGGTTGGAGTCGGACCTATTACTTGGGATGCTACCGTTGAGGCATACGCAAAGAATTATGCTAATCAACGTAAGGGTGATTGCAACCTAGTGCACTCGGGTGGCCGTTACGGTGAGAATCTTGCAGGGAGCAGTGGTGACCTCTCGGGAACGGCTGCCGTTAACCTTTGGGTAGCAGAGAAGGCCGACTACGACTACAACTCTAACTCATGTGCTACCGGCCGCCAGTGCGGCCACTATACTCAGGTGGTTTGGCGCAATTCTGTGCGCCTTGGCTGTGCTAAAGTCAGATGCAACAATGGCGGCACCTTCATCACTTGCAACTATGACCCCCCGGGCAACTATGTCGGGCAGCGGCCTTACTAA